A DNA window from Streptomyces canus contains the following coding sequences:
- the cobN gene encoding cobaltochelatase subunit CobN — translation MSTVLLLSTADTDLLAARAASGAAYRIGNPTRVDVAQELPALIEGADIAVVRLLGGKRAWEDGLAALKASGIPTVLLGGEAVPDAELMAESSVPAGVVAEALKYLVEGGPANLEELARFLSDTVLLTGEGFVEPQKMPEYGVHGDLAFVAGRPTVGVLFYRAHELSGNTGFVDTLCEAIEAKGANALPVYCGSLRGADPALYEILARADSLVATVLAAGGTHASQASAGGDEEAWDIGALADLDVPVLQGLCLTSSRAAWEESDAALSPMDAAMQVAIPEFDGRLITVPFSFKEQGPDDVPVYVADPERAARVAGIAVRHAELKHKPNTEKKLALVFTAYPTKHSRVGNAVGLDTPASAVRVLDSLRDAGYLVEGYPDNGDELIHRLIEAGGHDVEWLTEDQLASAPARVPLADYRGWFDKLEPGLRQAMVDAWGEPPGSLYVDGDDIVLASLQFGNVVVMIQPPRGFGENPIAIYHDPDMPPSHHYMAAYRWLDNSFGADAVVHMGKHGTMEWLPGKGLGLSGGCAPDAVLGELPLIYPFIVNDPGEGTQAKRRGHATVVDHLVPPMARADTYGDLAKLEQLLDEYALVSDLDPTKAPAVRAQIWTLVKAAELHHDLHVDEQPDDTAFDEFVMHIDGYLCEIKDVQIRDGLHILGGSPVDEARVNLVLAVLRASQVWGGQANALPGLRASFAAHFGLVEKELLAEPGAPLKVPVELSDLVEGPARTAADAIDLLEQLCRRVAEGMEAVSWDVRAVPGLVRDVLGTELPEAVAVLEFACTEVVPRLARTTDEIAHILKALDGGYVPAGPSGSPTRGLVNVLPTGRNFYSVDPKAIPSRLSWEVGQSLADSLVQRYLADTGAYPKSVGLTVWGTSAMRTQGDDIAEILALLGCRPVWDEASRRVTGFEVVPLTELGRPRIDVTVRISGFFRDAFPHVVGLIDDAVRTVAELDEPADQNFVKAHADEDTVEHGDRRRATARIFGSKPGAYGAGLLPLIDARNWRSDADLAEVYAVWGGYAYGRGLDGRAARGDMETAFKRINVAAKNVDTREHDLVDADDYFQYHGGMVAMVRHLTGANPEAYVGDSATPDQVKTRTLGEETHRVFRARVVNPRWMAAMRRHGYKGAFEMAATVDYLFGYDATAGVVDDWMYEKLSAEYVFDAENRDFMKKSNPWALRGITERLLEAADRGLWAEPDADTLERLRATYLELEGDLEGDAK, via the coding sequence ATGAGCACAGTGTTGTTGTTGTCCACCGCCGACACGGACCTGTTGGCGGCCCGGGCCGCTTCCGGCGCCGCGTACCGGATCGGGAACCCGACCCGGGTCGATGTCGCGCAGGAGCTGCCGGCGCTGATCGAGGGCGCGGACATCGCCGTCGTACGGCTGCTCGGCGGCAAGCGGGCCTGGGAGGACGGGCTCGCCGCGCTCAAGGCTTCGGGCATCCCGACCGTGCTGCTGGGCGGAGAGGCCGTTCCCGACGCCGAGTTGATGGCCGAGTCGTCCGTACCGGCCGGTGTGGTGGCCGAGGCGCTCAAGTACCTCGTCGAGGGCGGGCCCGCCAACCTGGAGGAACTCGCCCGGTTCCTGTCCGACACCGTGCTGCTGACCGGGGAGGGGTTCGTCGAGCCGCAGAAGATGCCGGAGTACGGCGTCCACGGCGACCTGGCTTTCGTGGCAGGCCGCCCCACCGTCGGCGTGCTCTTCTACCGGGCCCATGAGCTGAGCGGCAACACCGGCTTCGTGGACACCCTGTGCGAGGCGATCGAGGCGAAGGGCGCCAACGCCCTTCCCGTGTACTGCGGTTCGCTGCGCGGGGCGGACCCCGCGCTCTACGAGATCCTCGCCCGGGCCGACTCCCTCGTCGCCACCGTCCTCGCCGCCGGCGGCACCCACGCCTCGCAGGCCTCGGCAGGCGGTGACGAGGAGGCGTGGGACATCGGGGCGCTGGCCGACCTCGACGTGCCCGTGCTGCAAGGGCTCTGCCTCACCTCGTCCAGGGCCGCCTGGGAAGAGTCGGACGCCGCCCTCTCCCCCATGGACGCGGCCATGCAGGTCGCGATCCCGGAGTTCGACGGACGGCTGATCACCGTGCCGTTCTCCTTCAAGGAGCAGGGGCCCGACGACGTCCCGGTGTACGTGGCGGACCCCGAGCGGGCCGCGCGGGTCGCCGGGATCGCCGTACGGCACGCGGAGTTGAAGCACAAGCCGAACACCGAGAAGAAGCTCGCGCTGGTCTTCACCGCGTATCCGACCAAGCACTCCCGGGTCGGCAACGCGGTGGGCCTGGACACGCCCGCTTCGGCGGTGCGGGTGCTGGACTCACTCAGGGATGCCGGATACCTCGTCGAGGGGTACCCCGACAACGGCGACGAGCTGATCCACCGGCTGATCGAGGCCGGCGGACACGACGTCGAGTGGCTGACCGAGGACCAGCTGGCGTCGGCTCCCGCGCGGGTGCCGCTCGCCGACTACCGGGGCTGGTTCGACAAGCTGGAGCCGGGGCTGCGTCAGGCCATGGTGGACGCGTGGGGTGAGCCGCCGGGCTCGCTGTACGTCGACGGGGACGACATCGTGCTGGCCTCGCTCCAGTTCGGGAACGTCGTCGTGATGATCCAGCCGCCGCGCGGCTTCGGGGAGAACCCGATCGCGATCTACCACGACCCGGACATGCCGCCGTCACACCACTACATGGCCGCGTACCGGTGGCTGGACAACTCTTTCGGCGCCGACGCGGTCGTCCACATGGGCAAGCACGGCACGATGGAGTGGCTGCCGGGCAAGGGCCTCGGTCTGAGCGGGGGCTGTGCTCCGGACGCGGTGCTCGGTGAGCTGCCGCTGATCTACCCCTTCATCGTCAACGACCCCGGCGAGGGCACCCAGGCCAAGCGGCGCGGACACGCCACCGTGGTCGACCACCTCGTGCCGCCGATGGCGCGGGCCGACACCTACGGCGACCTCGCCAAGCTGGAGCAGCTGCTGGACGAGTACGCGCTCGTCTCCGACCTCGACCCGACCAAGGCCCCGGCCGTGCGCGCGCAGATCTGGACGCTGGTCAAGGCGGCCGAGCTGCACCACGACCTGCATGTGGACGAGCAGCCGGACGACACGGCGTTCGACGAGTTCGTCATGCACATCGACGGCTATCTGTGCGAGATCAAGGACGTGCAGATCCGCGACGGGCTGCACATCCTCGGGGGCAGTCCGGTCGACGAGGCCCGCGTCAACCTCGTGCTGGCCGTGCTGCGCGCCTCGCAGGTGTGGGGCGGCCAGGCGAACGCCCTGCCGGGGCTGCGCGCCTCCTTCGCGGCTCATTTCGGGCTGGTGGAGAAGGAGTTGCTCGCCGAACCGGGGGCGCCGCTGAAGGTTCCGGTGGAGCTGTCCGACCTCGTCGAGGGTCCCGCGCGGACGGCCGCCGACGCGATCGACCTGCTGGAGCAGCTGTGCCGGCGGGTCGCGGAGGGCATGGAGGCCGTGTCCTGGGACGTGAGGGCCGTCCCCGGTCTCGTGCGTGACGTCCTGGGCACCGAACTCCCCGAGGCCGTCGCCGTGCTGGAGTTCGCCTGCACCGAGGTCGTGCCCCGGCTGGCCCGTACGACGGACGAGATCGCACACATCCTCAAGGCCCTGGACGGCGGTTACGTCCCGGCGGGGCCTTCCGGCTCGCCGACCCGCGGGCTCGTCAACGTCCTGCCGACCGGCCGGAACTTCTACTCCGTCGACCCCAAGGCCATTCCTTCCAGGCTGAGTTGGGAGGTCGGCCAGTCGCTCGCCGACTCGCTCGTGCAGCGGTACCTGGCCGACACCGGCGCGTACCCGAAGTCCGTGGGGCTCACGGTCTGGGGTACGTCCGCGATGCGTACGCAGGGCGACGACATCGCCGAGATCCTCGCGCTGCTGGGCTGCCGTCCGGTGTGGGACGAGGCCTCGCGGCGGGTCACCGGCTTCGAGGTCGTTCCCCTGACCGAGCTCGGCCGTCCGCGCATCGACGTCACGGTCCGCATCTCCGGCTTCTTCCGGGACGCGTTCCCGCACGTCGTCGGCCTGATCGACGACGCCGTCCGCACGGTCGCCGAGCTGGACGAGCCGGCCGACCAGAACTTCGTGAAGGCGCACGCCGACGAGGACACCGTCGAGCACGGTGACCGGCGGCGGGCGACCGCCCGGATCTTCGGGTCCAAGCCGGGGGCGTACGGTGCCGGTCTGCTGCCGCTGATCGATGCCCGCAACTGGCGCTCGGACGCCGACCTCGCCGAGGTGTACGCGGTGTGGGGCGGCTACGCCTACGGGCGCGGGCTGGACGGGCGAGCGGCGCGCGGGGACATGGAGACCGCGTTCAAGCGGATCAACGTGGCCGCGAAGAACGTCGACACCCGCGAGCACGACCTGGTCGACGCCGACGACTACTTCCAGTACCACGGCGGCATGGTCGCCATGGTGCGCCACCTCACAGGCGCCAACCCCGAGGCGTACGTGGGCGATTCGGCCACGCCGGACCAGGTGAAGACGCGGACGCTCGGTGAGGAGACCCACCGGGTCTTCCGGGCCCGGGTCGTCAACCCGCGCTGGATGGCGGCCATGCGCCGGCACGGCTACAAGGGCGCCTTCGAGATGGCGGCGACCGTCGACTACCTCTTCGGCTACGACGCCACGGCGGGCGTCGTCGACGACTGGATGTACGAGAAGCTCAGCGCGGAGTACGTCTTCGACGCGGAGAACCGGGACTTCATGAAGAAGTCCAACCCCTGGGCGCTGCGGGGCATCACGGAGCGGCTCCTGGAGGCCGCCGACCGTGGACTGTGGGCCGAGCCGGACGCGGACACGCTGGAGCGGCTGCGGGCCACGTACCTGGAGCTCGAGGGCGACTTGGAGGGTGACGCGAAGTGA
- a CDS encoding putative cobaltochelatase, translating into MSTPFPFTAVVGQEDLRLALLLNAVSPAVGGVLVRGEKGTAKSTAVRALSALLPEVAVVPGCRFSCDPAAPDPSCPDGPHEAGNGGMRPSRMVELPVGASEDRLVGALDIERALAEGVKAFEPGLLADAHRGILYVDEVNLLHDHLVDLLLDAAAMGASYVEREGVSVRHASKFLLVGTMNPEEGELRPQLLDRFGLTVEVAASREPDQRVEVVRRRLAYDDDPAGFAARWADEESAVRQRIVAARELLPSVRLGDGALRQIAATCAAFEVDGMRADIVMARTATALAAWAGRTDVLAEDVRQAALLALPHRRRRNPFDAPGLDEDKLDETLAEFSGEGDEDPDPDGPGGGGGQPPSSDGPQTDGGSGAQPEAGDGGEPQPSGAGSGEQSAARASEPFRTKVLSVPGLGDGAAGRRSRARTEHGRTTGARRPQGALTKLHLAATVQAAAPHQRARGRTGRGLVVRRDDLRQATREGREGNLVLFVVDASGSMAARQRMSAVKGAVLSLLLDAYQRRDKVGLVTFRGSAAEVALPPTSSVDAAAARLETLPTGGRTPLAAGLLRAHEVLRVERLRDPARRALVVVVTDGRATGGPEPVALAGRAARLFAADGVASVVVDCESGPVRLGLAGQLAGELDGTAVTLDELRADSIAGLVKDVQRRAA; encoded by the coding sequence GTGAGTACCCCGTTTCCGTTCACGGCCGTCGTCGGCCAGGAGGACCTGCGGCTCGCGCTGCTGCTGAACGCCGTCTCGCCGGCGGTCGGCGGGGTGCTGGTGCGCGGCGAGAAGGGCACCGCCAAGTCGACGGCGGTGCGCGCGCTCTCGGCGCTGCTGCCGGAGGTCGCGGTGGTCCCCGGCTGCCGTTTCTCCTGTGATCCCGCCGCACCGGACCCGTCCTGCCCGGACGGTCCGCACGAGGCGGGCAACGGCGGCATGCGTCCCTCCCGCATGGTCGAACTCCCCGTCGGCGCCTCCGAGGACCGGCTCGTCGGCGCCCTCGACATCGAGCGGGCGCTCGCGGAGGGGGTGAAGGCCTTCGAGCCGGGACTCCTCGCCGACGCCCACCGCGGGATCCTCTACGTCGACGAGGTCAACCTCCTCCACGACCACCTGGTCGACCTGCTCCTGGACGCCGCCGCGATGGGGGCGTCGTACGTCGAGCGGGAGGGCGTCTCGGTACGGCACGCCTCGAAGTTCCTGCTCGTCGGCACCATGAACCCCGAAGAGGGCGAGCTGCGGCCGCAGTTGCTCGACCGGTTCGGGCTGACCGTCGAGGTCGCGGCCTCGCGGGAGCCGGACCAGCGGGTGGAGGTCGTGCGGCGGCGGCTCGCGTACGACGACGATCCGGCCGGGTTCGCGGCGCGTTGGGCGGACGAGGAGAGTGCCGTACGGCAACGGATCGTCGCCGCGCGGGAGTTGCTGCCGTCGGTGCGGCTGGGCGACGGGGCGCTGCGGCAGATCGCGGCGACCTGTGCCGCGTTCGAGGTGGACGGCATGCGGGCCGACATCGTGATGGCGCGCACCGCGACCGCACTCGCGGCGTGGGCCGGGCGGACCGATGTGCTCGCGGAGGACGTGCGGCAGGCCGCGCTCCTCGCGCTGCCGCACCGCCGACGCCGTAACCCCTTTGACGCGCCGGGACTTGACGAGGACAAGCTCGACGAGACGCTGGCGGAGTTCAGCGGCGAGGGCGACGAGGATCCCGACCCGGACGGGCCCGGTGGGGGTGGCGGGCAGCCGCCGTCGTCCGACGGGCCGCAGACCGACGGGGGTTCCGGTGCGCAGCCGGAGGCGGGGGACGGTGGCGAGCCGCAGCCGTCCGGTGCCGGTTCCGGCGAGCAGTCCGCCGCTCGGGCTTCCGAGCCCTTCCGCACCAAGGTGCTCAGCGTGCCCGGGCTCGGCGACGGCGCTGCCGGGCGGCGGTCCCGTGCGCGGACCGAGCACGGGCGGACGACCGGTGCTCGGCGGCCCCAGGGAGCCCTGACCAAGCTGCACCTGGCGGCCACCGTGCAGGCGGCCGCCCCGCATCAGCGGGCGCGGGGGCGGACGGGTCGTGGGCTCGTCGTCCGGCGTGACGATCTGCGGCAGGCGACGCGGGAGGGGCGCGAGGGGAACCTCGTGCTGTTCGTCGTCGACGCCTCGGGGTCGATGGCGGCGCGGCAGCGCATGAGCGCTGTGAAGGGGGCTGTGCTGTCGCTGCTCCTCGACGCCTATCAGCGGCGGGACAAGGTGGGGCTGGTGACGTTCCGGGGGTCGGCGGCGGAGGTCGCCCTGCCGCCCACGTCCTCGGTGGACGCCGCGGCCGCCCGGCTGGAGACCTTGCCGACCGGTGGGCGTACCCCGCTCGCGGCCGGGCTGCTGCGGGCGCACGAGGTGCTGAGGGTGGAGCGGCTGCGGGATCCCGCTCGGCGGGCGCTGGTCGTCGTGGTGACGGACGGGCGGGCCACCGGTGGGCCCGAGCCGGTCGCGCTCGCGGGGCGGGCGGCTCGGCTGTTCGCCGCGGACGGCGTCGCCTCCGTCGTCGTCGACTGTGAGTCGGGGCCGGTGCGGCTGGGACTCGCCGGGCAGCTCGCGGGTGAACTGGACGGCACGGCGGTGACGTTGGACGAGTTGCGGGCCGACTCGATCGCCGGACTGGTGAAGGACGTACAGAGGAGGGCCGCGTAA
- the cobO gene encoding cob(I)yrinic acid a,c-diamide adenosyltransferase: protein MPQGQPSVVPDDGLTTRQRRNRPLVVVHTGIGKGKSTAAFGLALRAWNQGWPIGVFQFVKSAKWKVGEENALRVLGASGEGGSVDWHKMGEGWSWVQRDLQGDNLSNEEKAREGWEQVKRDLAAETYKLYVLDEFAYPMHWGWVDTDEVLDVLRNRPGTQHVVITGRNAPEKLVDFADLVTDMSKVKHPMDAGQKGQRGIEW, encoded by the coding sequence ATGCCTCAGGGACAGCCGAGTGTGGTGCCGGACGATGGACTGACGACTCGTCAGCGTCGTAATCGGCCGTTGGTGGTGGTGCACACGGGCATCGGCAAGGGGAAGTCGACCGCCGCTTTCGGGCTTGCCCTGCGGGCCTGGAATCAGGGGTGGCCCATCGGGGTGTTCCAGTTCGTCAAGTCGGCGAAGTGGAAGGTCGGCGAGGAGAACGCGCTGCGGGTGCTGGGGGCGTCCGGGGAGGGCGGGTCGGTCGACTGGCACAAGATGGGTGAAGGTTGGTCCTGGGTGCAGCGCGATCTCCAGGGGGACAACCTCAGCAACGAGGAGAAGGCCCGGGAGGGCTGGGAGCAGGTCAAGCGGGACCTCGCCGCCGAGACGTACAAGCTGTATGTGCTCGATGAGTTCGCCTACCCCATGCACTGGGGGTGGGTGGACACGGATGAGGTTCTTGACGTGCTCAGGAATCGGCCCGGGACCCAGCACGTGGTCATCACCGGGCGCAACGCGCCCGAGAAGCTGGTCGACTTCGCCGATCTCGTGACCGACATGTCCAAGGTGAAGCACCCCATGGACGCCGGGCAGAAGGGGCAGAGGGGCATCGAGTGGTGA
- a CDS encoding cobyrinate a,c-diamide synthase, with product MTSSVPRLVIAAPSSGSGKTTVATGLMAAFAARGLAVSPHKVGPDYIDPGYHALASGRVGRNLDAYLCGPELVAPLFLHGARGCDIAVVEGVMGMFDGAAGEGELASTAHVAKLLRAPVVLVVDASSQSRSVAALVHGFASWDPEVRVGGVILNKVASDRHEALLREALESAGVPVFGVLRRVAQVDTPSRHLGLVPVAERRGAAVDAVAAMAEQVRAGCDLDGLVSLARGAGALSCAAWDAAEVLGSSPPPPLPFPYPGAAAPSTPLPGGSAPWTPAPQTPEGLDSSMPEELSHPGARGTARPAPTGPQPITPVIAVAGGPAFTFSYAEHSELLAAAGAEVVTFDPLRDEQLPIGTSGLVIGGGFPEVYAAELSANEPLRKAVAALAETGAPVAAECAGLLYLCRELDGQPMCGVLDASARMEEKLTLGYRDAVAVSDSSLAVAGTRMRGHEFHRTVVEPGAGDAAAWGVRVPRRRLEGFVQRGVHASYLHTHWASQPGVARRFVERCRTS from the coding sequence GTGACGTCTTCCGTCCCTCGGCTGGTCATCGCCGCGCCGTCGTCCGGCAGCGGCAAGACCACCGTTGCCACGGGGTTGATGGCCGCGTTCGCCGCGCGGGGGCTCGCCGTGTCTCCGCACAAGGTGGGGCCGGACTACATCGATCCCGGGTATCACGCGCTCGCGAGCGGGCGGGTGGGGCGGAATCTCGACGCGTATCTGTGTGGGCCGGAGCTGGTGGCTCCGCTGTTCCTGCATGGGGCGCGCGGGTGTGACATCGCCGTCGTGGAGGGGGTGATGGGGATGTTCGACGGGGCCGCGGGGGAAGGGGAGCTGGCGTCCACGGCTCATGTGGCGAAGCTGTTGCGGGCGCCCGTGGTGCTGGTCGTGGATGCCTCGTCGCAGTCCCGGTCCGTTGCCGCGCTGGTGCACGGGTTCGCCTCGTGGGATCCCGAGGTGCGGGTGGGGGGCGTGATCCTCAACAAGGTCGCGTCCGACCGTCATGAGGCGTTGTTGCGGGAGGCGTTGGAGTCGGCCGGGGTGCCGGTGTTCGGGGTGCTGCGGCGGGTGGCCCAGGTGGACACGCCGTCTCGGCATCTGGGGCTGGTGCCGGTCGCCGAGCGGCGGGGGGCGGCGGTGGACGCCGTCGCGGCGATGGCGGAGCAGGTCCGTGCCGGGTGCGATCTCGATGGGCTGGTTTCGCTGGCGCGGGGTGCGGGGGCGTTGTCCTGTGCGGCTTGGGATGCGGCTGAGGTGTTGGGTTCCTCGCCCCCGCCGCCCCTACCCTTCCCGTACCCAGGGGCTGCCGCCCCTTCGACCCCGCTCCCAGGGGGCTCTGCCCCCTGGACCCCCGCTCCTCAAACGCCGGAGGGGCTGGATTCGTCGATGCCGGAGGAGCTGAGCCACCCAGGGGCGCGGGGAACTGCGCGACCAGCCCCCACGGGCCCGCAGCCGATCACTCCCGTCATCGCGGTCGCCGGCGGTCCCGCCTTCACCTTCTCCTACGCCGAGCACTCCGAACTGCTTGCCGCCGCAGGAGCCGAGGTCGTCACCTTCGACCCGCTGCGTGACGAGCAACTTCCGATCGGGACGAGCGGGTTGGTCATCGGGGGCGGTTTCCCCGAGGTCTACGCCGCCGAGCTGTCCGCCAACGAACCGTTGCGGAAAGCCGTCGCCGCCCTCGCGGAGACCGGCGCTCCCGTCGCCGCCGAGTGTGCCGGGCTGCTGTATCTGTGCCGTGAGCTCGACGGGCAGCCGATGTGCGGGGTGCTCGACGCCTCGGCGCGGATGGAGGAGAAGCTCACCCTCGGGTATCGCGACGCCGTCGCCGTGAGCGACAGTTCGCTCGCCGTCGCCGGGACACGGATGCGGGGGCACGAGTTCCACCGGACCGTGGTGGAGCCGGGGGCGGGGGACGCCGCGGCCTGGGGTGTGCGGGTGCCCCGGCGGCGGCTCGAAGGATTTGTACAGCGTGGTGTGCACGCGAGTTATCTGCACACGCACTGGGCCTCGCAGCCCGGTGTCGCCCGTCGGTTCGTGGAGAGGTGCCGGACGTCATGA
- the cobI gene encoding precorrin-2 C(20)-methyltransferase → MPDVMSSSRLIGVGVGPGDPELVTVKGVNALRAADVVVVPVMDTGERGRAEATVLHYVPQEKVVRVVFALNERTDHGRREAAWDAAGERVAQLLRANGSVAFATIGDPNVYSTFTYLAHTIGELVADVVVETVPGITAMQDLAARSGAVLTEGTEPLTLVPVTAGSAVLKDALNGPGTVVAYKFGRQAAEVAEVLRETGRIEDAVWGSALGLDAESIRPAAELDGAPLPYLSTLIAPARRDGTRGGKL, encoded by the coding sequence GTGCCGGACGTCATGAGCAGCAGCAGGTTGATCGGGGTCGGGGTCGGGCCCGGGGATCCCGAGCTGGTGACCGTCAAGGGCGTCAACGCCCTGCGCGCCGCCGACGTGGTCGTCGTGCCGGTCATGGACACGGGTGAGCGGGGGCGGGCCGAGGCGACCGTGCTGCACTACGTGCCACAGGAGAAGGTCGTACGGGTCGTCTTCGCCCTCAACGAGCGCACGGATCACGGCCGCCGCGAGGCCGCCTGGGACGCCGCCGGGGAGCGGGTCGCGCAGTTGTTGCGTGCCAACGGCTCCGTCGCTTTCGCGACCATCGGCGACCCCAACGTCTACTCCACCTTCACCTATCTCGCCCACACCATCGGCGAGCTCGTGGCCGACGTCGTCGTCGAGACCGTGCCCGGGATCACCGCCATGCAGGATCTCGCGGCGCGGTCCGGGGCCGTACTGACCGAGGGCACCGAGCCGCTCACGCTCGTGCCCGTCACCGCCGGTTCCGCCGTGCTCAAGGACGCCCTCAACGGGCCCGGGACCGTCGTCGCCTACAAGTTCGGGCGGCAGGCCGCCGAGGTGGCCGAGGTGCTCAGGGAGACCGGGCGGATCGAGGACGCCGTATGGGGATCGGCGCTGGGGCTGGACGCCGAGTCCATCCGGCCCGCCGCCGAGCTCGACGGGGCTCCCCTGCCATATCTGTCCACCCTCATCGCGCCCGCGCGGCGGGACGGCACCCGGGGTGGCAAGTTGTGA
- a CDS encoding ZIP family metal transporter gives MAVFVALGAFLMTLAGGWTAQRVTDRRHLVLGLAGGLMLGVVGLDLLPEALHAAGDEVFGVPAALLLFVAGFLLAHLVERLLAARQAAHGGEEKDGRAPEVGLTAAAAMVGHSAMDGVAIGAAFQVDGGMGTAVALAVVAHDFADGFNTYTITSLYGNARRRALGMLFADAAAPVVGAASTSFVTIPEGLLGGYLGLFGGALLYLAAAEILPEAHHEHPARSTLLCTVAGVGFIWLVVGLAG, from the coding sequence ATGGCGGTCTTCGTCGCGCTCGGCGCGTTCCTGATGACGCTGGCCGGCGGCTGGACGGCACAGCGGGTGACCGACCGCCGTCATCTGGTCCTCGGCCTGGCCGGCGGACTGATGCTCGGCGTGGTCGGCCTGGACCTGCTGCCGGAGGCGCTGCACGCGGCCGGCGACGAGGTCTTCGGCGTCCCCGCGGCCCTGCTCCTCTTCGTGGCCGGCTTCCTGCTGGCCCATCTGGTGGAACGTCTGCTGGCCGCCCGTCAGGCGGCGCACGGGGGCGAGGAGAAGGACGGCCGGGCGCCCGAGGTGGGCCTCACGGCGGCGGCCGCGATGGTCGGCCACAGCGCCATGGACGGCGTGGCGATCGGCGCGGCCTTCCAGGTGGACGGCGGCATGGGCACGGCCGTCGCGCTCGCCGTCGTGGCCCACGACTTCGCGGACGGCTTCAACACGTACACGATCACGAGCCTGTACGGGAACGCCCGCCGCAGAGCGCTGGGGATGCTGTTCGCGGACGCGGCGGCCCCGGTGGTGGGCGCCGCCTCGACGTCGTTCGTGACCATCCCGGAGGGTCTGCTCGGCGGCTACCTCGGCCTCTTCGGCGGCGCGCTGCTCTATCTCGCGGCGGCCGAGATCCTCCCCGAGGCCCACCACGAACACCCCGCCCGCTCGACCCTGCTGTGCACCGTCGCGGGCGTGGGTTTCATCTGGCTGGTGGTGGGCCTGGCCGGCTGA
- the cobM gene encoding precorrin-4 C(11)-methyltransferase, which yields MADAPTGKVTFVGAGPGAADLLTFRAARAIAEADVVIWAASLVQAEVLEHARADAEILDSATMSLEDVVAVYERAREEGLKVARIHSGDPALWGGTQEQLDRCARIGIETEIVPGVSAFSAVAALAQRELTIPEVAQSVVLTRLGGGKTPMPPGEEVREFAKHGTTMAIFLSAARSGQLVRELLEGGYPTSTPVVVAYQATWPEELVVRCTIETLEETVKEHKLWKHTLFLVGPALDSEGTRSHLYHPGHFHGYRKADPEARRALRERGAST from the coding sequence ATGGCCGATGCCCCCACCGGCAAGGTGACCTTCGTCGGTGCCGGCCCCGGCGCCGCCGATCTGCTGACGTTCCGGGCCGCGCGCGCCATCGCCGAGGCCGACGTCGTGATCTGGGCCGCGAGCCTGGTGCAGGCGGAGGTCCTCGAGCACGCACGCGCGGACGCGGAGATCCTCGACTCGGCGACCATGTCGCTGGAGGACGTGGTCGCGGTGTACGAGCGGGCGCGCGAGGAGGGCCTCAAGGTCGCCCGGATCCACTCCGGCGACCCGGCCCTGTGGGGCGGTACGCAGGAGCAGCTCGACCGGTGCGCGCGGATCGGCATCGAGACCGAGATCGTGCCCGGCGTCTCGGCGTTCTCCGCGGTCGCCGCGCTCGCGCAGCGCGAGCTGACCATCCCCGAGGTCGCGCAGTCCGTCGTGCTCACCCGGCTCGGCGGCGGCAAGACGCCCATGCCGCCCGGCGAGGAGGTGCGGGAGTTCGCCAAGCACGGCACCACCATGGCGATCTTCCTGTCCGCGGCGCGCAGCGGGCAGTTGGTGCGGGAGCTGCTCGAGGGCGGCTATCCGACCTCCACGCCGGTCGTCGTCGCCTACCAGGCGACCTGGCCGGAGGAACTGGTCGTGCGGTGCACGATCGAGACGCTGGAGGAGACCGTCAAGGAGCACAAGCTCTGGAAGCACACGCTCTTCCTGGTCGGCCCGGCGTTGGACTCCGAGGGCACCCGGTCGCACCTCTACCACCCCGGTCACTTCCACGGGTACCGCAAGGCCGACCCGGAGGCCCGGCGGGCCCTGCGGGAGCGGGGTGCCAGCACGTGA